A region from the Wansuia hejianensis genome encodes:
- a CDS encoding dihydrodipicolinate synthase family protein, with amino-acid sequence MKRYPRGIMATACIPWTEDYCFDEQMFRQEVDLLCDNGLKNIYLYGTAGEGYSVSNTQYLEIVKAFYEETRCRQGVRPMVGVISLSPDEILRRIDCAAAAGIRDFQISFPAWGAVGDSEALTFLHYICDRFPELSFMHYNNGLRSRKKLGGKDYERICREIPNLVAVKHTAATVYEILDLMERDLPLQIFFLEEAYGYASLTGEASLLISLGNINYRRTQEYYQAGVEQDTGKVIRLAGEFHRCLELVGRLPAGKMDGAYDKLFVKFSLPDFPQRLYPPYEGISDEEYEIFRAEVAAALPHWLEEI; translated from the coding sequence ATGAAAAGATATCCCCGTGGAATTATGGCTACGGCTTGTATACCGTGGACGGAAGATTACTGCTTTGATGAACAGATGTTCCGGCAGGAGGTAGATCTGCTTTGTGACAATGGTCTGAAGAATATTTATCTCTATGGAACGGCAGGAGAAGGCTACAGTGTCAGCAATACGCAGTATCTGGAAATAGTAAAGGCATTTTACGAAGAGACTCGGTGCAGGCAGGGGGTGCGTCCGATGGTTGGAGTCATCAGCCTGTCTCCGGATGAAATACTCCGAAGAATCGACTGTGCGGCGGCGGCAGGGATCAGAGATTTTCAGATATCTTTTCCAGCCTGGGGAGCGGTGGGCGACAGTGAGGCCCTGACGTTTTTACACTATATCTGTGACAGGTTTCCGGAACTTTCTTTCATGCATTATAATAATGGACTTCGTTCCAGGAAGAAACTGGGAGGGAAGGATTACGAACGGATTTGCAGGGAAATTCCAAACCTTGTGGCAGTGAAGCATACGGCGGCCACTGTCTATGAGATACTGGATCTGATGGAACGGGATCTGCCTTTGCAGATATTTTTTCTGGAGGAAGCCTATGGCTATGCCAGCCTGACCGGAGAAGCCTCTCTTCTCATTTCTCTTGGGAATATCAATTACCGGCGGACACAGGAGTATTATCAGGCAGGAGTGGAGCAAGACACAGGGAAAGTGATACGGTTGGCCGGGGAGTTCCACAGATGCCTGGAGCTGGTAGGGCGCCTACCGGCAGGAAAAATGGATGGAGCCTATGATAAGCTATTTGTAAAATTTTCCCTGCCAGATTTCCCACAGAGGCTCTATCCGCCGTATGAGGGGATCAGCGATGAAGAATATGAGATTTTCAGGGCAGAAGTTGCAGCTGCACTTCCCCATTGGCTGGAAGAGATATAA
- a CDS encoding dihydrodipicolinate synthase family protein: MSRIDKFKGVIPAFFACYDESGEVSPERVRAFTQFLIDKGVNGLYVNGSSGECIYMTKEERMLVLENVMAVAKGKITVIAHIAALSTRESVELAKHAEKCGADALAALPPYYFTLPEYAVEQYWKAMFDATDLPFIIYNIPGTTQFTLSMNLFNKMRTYDKVIGVKNSSMPTQDIQKFKSAGGEDFVVFNGPDEQFISGRVIGADAGIGGTYGVMPELFLAANAALENGDIRKARDIQNSINEIIYTMVSCKGNLYSVEKEILRHQGIDIGQARLPLPPFTEEDVPVIDRCAEMIVAAKAKFC; encoded by the coding sequence ATGAGTAGAATTGACAAGTTTAAAGGTGTGATTCCGGCATTTTTTGCCTGCTACGATGAGAGCGGTGAAGTGAGTCCGGAGAGGGTCAGGGCGTTTACCCAGTTTCTGATTGACAAGGGTGTTAACGGGCTGTATGTAAATGGAAGCTCAGGAGAGTGCATCTACATGACCAAGGAAGAGCGTATGCTGGTTCTGGAGAATGTCATGGCTGTTGCGAAGGGGAAAATCACCGTGATCGCTCACATTGCTGCACTGTCCACCAGGGAAAGTGTTGAACTTGCAAAACATGCGGAGAAATGCGGTGCCGACGCGCTGGCGGCTCTGCCACCCTACTATTTTACACTTCCGGAATATGCGGTTGAGCAGTATTGGAAAGCGATGTTTGACGCCACTGACCTGCCTTTTATCATTTATAACATTCCGGGTACAACACAGTTTACTCTTTCCATGAACCTGTTCAATAAAATGAGGACCTATGATAAAGTGATTGGCGTGAAGAACTCTTCAATGCCCACTCAGGACATACAGAAGTTTAAATCGGCCGGAGGTGAAGATTTTGTGGTGTTTAACGGGCCCGACGAACAGTTTATTTCCGGCCGGGTGATCGGCGCGGATGCAGGTATCGGCGGTACATACGGTGTTATGCCCGAGCTGTTCCTGGCGGCGAATGCGGCGCTGGAAAACGGGGATATCAGAAAAGCCAGAGATATTCAGAACTCGATCAACGAGATCATCTACACAATGGTTTCCTGCAAAGGTAATCTGTACTCTGTCGAGAAAGAGATCCTGCGGCATCAGGGAATTGATATCGGGCAGGCACGGCTCCCGCTGCCTCCGTTCACCGAAGAAGATGTTCCGGTTATTGATCGGTGCGCAGAAATGATCGTGGCTGCAAAAGCGAAATTCTGCTGA
- a CDS encoding DegT/DnrJ/EryC1/StrS family aminotransferase — translation MNEIERISSLERKYLDDFLNGQFKSATSYSMVTALEKKFADKFQVNHAVAMVNGTCTLHIALEAAGVGMGDEVICPPLTMSSTSLAVLMANAVPVFADVDPETFLLSPESVRKKITVRTKAIIPVALYGLTPDYDEIMKIAGEYGLTVIEDDAQCFEGTYKGRLAGGLGHMASFSFQTSKHMTCGEGGMLITNDDELALKIRRYSGLGYAGITPGKGRITRDEIQDPEYERHLVLGWNYRMSDLCGAVALGQLERLDELVGARVRAAGHFLEAVEGCTWLKPQKVPEGSRHVYWCLPLLLDTEKVGWREFRGKFMELGGDGIYGAWKLSYMEPAFRNHAFLGREKLVEAFGDYPYGPGLCPVAEDLQPRILQFKTDYWKEEDAVRQADILRKTIDYF, via the coding sequence ATGAATGAAATAGAGAGAATCAGCAGCCTGGAAAGAAAATATCTGGATGATTTTTTGAATGGGCAGTTCAAAAGCGCCACCTCTTATTCTATGGTCACGGCGCTTGAAAAGAAGTTTGCAGATAAATTTCAGGTGAACCATGCGGTAGCTATGGTGAATGGAACCTGCACCCTGCACATCGCTCTGGAGGCGGCAGGTGTGGGGATGGGAGACGAGGTCATCTGCCCGCCTCTCACCATGAGCAGCACATCGTTGGCTGTGTTGATGGCAAATGCTGTTCCGGTATTCGCCGATGTGGATCCGGAGACCTTTTTGCTGTCACCGGAGTCTGTCCGGAAGAAAATTACCGTGCGGACAAAAGCGATTATTCCGGTGGCCCTGTACGGTCTTACGCCGGACTATGATGAAATCATGAAAATAGCCGGTGAATATGGACTGACAGTAATAGAAGACGATGCCCAGTGCTTTGAAGGTACATATAAGGGACGGCTGGCCGGAGGCCTGGGACATATGGCTTCCTTCAGTTTTCAGACCTCCAAACACATGACCTGCGGGGAAGGCGGTATGCTGATTACGAATGATGACGAACTGGCCTTGAAGATCCGCAGGTATTCCGGGCTGGGTTATGCCGGAATCACGCCTGGAAAAGGAAGGATCACGAGAGATGAAATTCAGGACCCGGAATATGAACGCCATCTGGTTCTGGGCTGGAATTACAGAATGTCAGACTTGTGCGGGGCAGTCGCCCTGGGACAGCTGGAGAGGCTGGATGAGCTGGTCGGCGCCCGCGTCCGCGCGGCCGGGCACTTTCTGGAAGCGGTGGAAGGCTGTACCTGGCTGAAGCCTCAGAAGGTGCCGGAAGGCAGCCGGCATGTCTACTGGTGCCTTCCGCTTTTGCTGGATACAGAGAAGGTGGGGTGGAGAGAATTCCGGGGAAAATTCATGGAGCTGGGAGGCGACGGCATATACGGAGCCTGGAAGCTGTCATATATGGAGCCGGCTTTCCGTAACCACGCGTTCCTGGGAAGAGAGAAGCTGGTGGAAGCTTTCGGGGACTATCCTTACGGTCCGGGCCTGTGCCCTGTGGCTGAAGACCTGCAGCCCAGAATCCTCCAGTTTAAGACGGATTACTGGAAGGAAGAGGATGCGGTCCGCCAGGCGGATATCCTCAGAAAAACCATTGATTATTTCTGA
- a CDS encoding ribonucleoside triphosphate reductase, translated as MFQVEKRDGAIADFQLAKISEAIGKAFDATQKNYSQDMLEMLALRVTSDFQPKIEEGKVPVEKIQDSVENVLIQCGYGDVAKAYILYRKQREKMRNMKSTILDYKEIVNSYVKVEDWRVKENSTVTYSVGGLILSNSGAVTANYWLSEIYDEEIAAAHRNADIHIHDLSMLTGYCAGWSLKQLISEGLGGINGKITSSPAKHLSVLCNQMVNFLGIMQNEWAGAQAFSSFDTYLAPFVKADHLSYPEVKKCIESFIYGVNTPSRWGTQAPFSNITLDWTVPSDLAELPAIVGGAEMDFRYKDCKKEMDMINKAFIETMIEGDANGRGFQYPIPTYSITSDFDWSDTENNRLLFEMTSKYGTPYFSNYINSDMEPSDVRSMCCRLRLDLRELRKKTGGFFGSGESTGSVGVVTINMPRIAYLAKNEKDFYHKLDHMMDISARSLKVKREVITKLLNEGLYPYTKRYLGTFENHFSTIGLIGMNEVGLNAKWLGGDMSDLRTQHFTKDVLNHMRERLVIYQEEYGDLYNLEATPAESTTYRLAKHDRAKWPDIRTAGNEGDTPYYTNSSHLPVDYTEDIFAALDIQDELQTLYTSGTVFHAFLGEKLPDWKSAAALVKKIAENYKLPYYTLSPTYSVCKDHGYIAGEHFNCPTCGKTAEVYSRITGYYRPVQNWNDGKTQEYKNRTVYNLIQSALKPGKKREVSDRTIQENTESSENHAVYLFTTNTCPNCRIAKEMLEGEEYEIVDAESNPALVQQYGIRQAPTLVVVDGGNATKYVNASNIQRYVDAHS; from the coding sequence ATGTTCCAAGTAGAAAAAAGAGACGGTGCAATTGCAGACTTCCAGTTAGCCAAAATTTCGGAAGCGATTGGGAAAGCTTTTGACGCTACACAGAAGAATTATAGTCAGGATATGCTGGAGATGCTTGCCTTGCGGGTTACGTCGGATTTCCAGCCCAAGATAGAAGAAGGAAAAGTACCCGTAGAAAAAATACAGGATTCCGTTGAGAACGTTTTGATTCAGTGCGGGTACGGCGATGTGGCCAAAGCGTATATCCTTTACCGGAAACAGCGGGAAAAGATGCGCAATATGAAGTCCACGATTCTGGATTACAAAGAAATCGTCAACAGCTATGTAAAAGTTGAGGATTGGCGGGTGAAGGAGAATTCAACAGTTACTTACTCTGTGGGCGGACTGATTCTGAGCAATTCCGGGGCGGTCACGGCTAATTACTGGCTTTCTGAGATCTATGACGAAGAGATAGCCGCTGCGCACAGGAACGCGGATATCCACATCCATGACCTGTCCATGCTGACCGGCTATTGTGCCGGATGGTCGCTGAAGCAGTTGATTTCGGAAGGGCTGGGCGGCATTAATGGGAAAATCACCTCGTCTCCGGCAAAGCATTTAAGCGTGCTCTGCAACCAGATGGTAAACTTTCTGGGAATTATGCAGAATGAGTGGGCGGGAGCGCAGGCGTTCTCCTCCTTTGACACCTATTTGGCGCCTTTTGTTAAAGCGGATCACCTGTCATATCCGGAAGTGAAGAAATGTATAGAGTCCTTCATATACGGCGTGAATACTCCCAGCCGCTGGGGAACTCAGGCTCCATTTTCCAATATCACTCTGGACTGGACGGTGCCGTCCGACCTGGCAGAGCTTCCGGCCATTGTGGGCGGAGCGGAGATGGATTTCCGCTACAAGGATTGTAAAAAAGAGATGGATATGATTAATAAAGCGTTCATCGAAACGATGATCGAGGGCGACGCCAACGGAAGAGGATTCCAGTATCCGATACCTACGTATTCCATCACCTCTGATTTTGACTGGTCTGATACGGAAAATAACCGTCTGTTGTTTGAGATGACGAGCAAATATGGTACGCCGTATTTCTCCAACTATATTAACAGCGATATGGAACCCAGCGATGTGCGTTCCATGTGCTGCCGCCTGCGTCTGGATCTTCGGGAGCTGAGGAAAAAGACGGGAGGCTTCTTCGGGTCAGGAGAAAGCACCGGATCTGTGGGTGTTGTGACAATCAACATGCCCAGGATTGCTTATTTGGCCAAGAATGAGAAGGACTTCTACCATAAGCTGGATCACATGATGGATATTTCTGCCCGCTCCCTGAAGGTAAAGCGGGAAGTGATCACGAAACTGTTAAATGAGGGCCTTTACCCGTATACAAAGCGGTATCTGGGCACTTTTGAGAACCATTTTTCGACGATCGGTCTGATTGGAATGAATGAGGTGGGACTGAATGCCAAATGGCTGGGCGGGGATATGTCAGACCTGAGAACCCAGCACTTTACTAAAGATGTGCTGAATCATATGCGCGAACGTCTTGTCATATATCAGGAAGAGTATGGCGATCTGTATAATCTGGAGGCCACACCCGCGGAGTCAACCACCTACCGCCTGGCGAAGCATGACAGGGCTAAATGGCCGGATATCCGGACGGCGGGCAACGAGGGAGATACCCCGTACTACACGAACAGCTCCCATCTTCCAGTAGATTATACAGAAGATATATTCGCGGCCCTGGATATCCAGGATGAGCTTCAGACCCTCTATACCTCGGGAACTGTGTTCCACGCATTCCTGGGCGAGAAGCTTCCGGACTGGAAGTCAGCGGCAGCTCTTGTAAAAAAGATCGCTGAGAACTACAAGCTGCCCTATTATACCCTTTCGCCCACCTATTCCGTCTGTAAAGATCACGGTTACATTGCCGGAGAGCATTTTAACTGTCCTACCTGCGGCAAGACTGCTGAGGTTTACAGCAGGATCACCGGATATTACCGTCCGGTACAGAACTGGAACGATGGAAAAACCCAGGAATACAAAAACAGGACTGTATACAACCTGATCCAGTCTGCATTAAAGCCCGGGAAAAAACGTGAGGTCTCTGACAGAACTATACAGGAGAACACAGAATCCTCCGAGAACCATGCCGTGTATCTGTTCACCACTAATACTTGCCCCAACTGCAGAATTGCCAAAGAGATGCTGGAAGGTGAAGAGTACGAAATCGTAGATGCCGAGAGCAACCCGGCTCTGGTACAGCAGTATGGAATCAGGCAGGCCCCGACGCTGGTCGTAGTAGACGGCGGGAATGCGACAAAATATGTAAATGCGTCTAACATACAGAGATACGTGGACGCTCATTCATAA
- a CDS encoding O-acetylhomoserine aminocarboxypropyltransferase/cysteine synthase family protein — protein MGLKTDSICVQGGWQPKNGEPRMLPIYQSTTYRYETSEEMGALFDLEKDGYFYTRLQNPTCDMVAAKICQLEGGAAAMLTSSGQAATLIAVTNICEAGDHVVCSAKCYGGTSNLLTVTLRRFGLEVTLVDPDDPAEEIAKAFRTNTKAVFAETISNPAGVVLDIEKFVKLAHSHGVPLICDNTFATPVNCRPFEWGVDIVTHSTTKYMDGHGMAVGGAIVDSGNFDWTAHAEKFPGLTTPDESYHGIIYTQRFGKGAYIQKAVAQMMRDLGACQSPQNAFLTNVGLETLHLRVPRHCENAEKAAAFLKNHPKVEWVEYAGLPGDRYYELAQKYMPRGTCGVLCFGPKGGKDGAMKFTNNLKMVAIETHVADAKSCVLHPASHTHRQLNEEQLKEAGVLPDLIRLSVGIEDAEDIIADLDQALNGI, from the coding sequence ATGGGACTGAAGACAGATTCAATTTGCGTACAGGGCGGCTGGCAGCCGAAGAACGGTGAGCCCAGGATGCTGCCCATTTATCAGAGCACGACTTACCGTTATGAAACCAGTGAAGAGATGGGCGCCCTGTTTGATCTGGAAAAAGACGGATATTTTTATACCCGGCTGCAGAATCCTACCTGTGACATGGTGGCTGCCAAGATCTGTCAGCTGGAAGGAGGAGCCGCGGCGATGCTCACATCCTCCGGGCAGGCTGCGACGCTGATCGCCGTGACTAATATCTGCGAGGCGGGAGATCATGTGGTTTGCAGCGCGAAATGCTATGGAGGTACCTCCAATCTGCTGACAGTCACCCTGAGACGTTTTGGCCTGGAAGTGACCCTGGTAGATCCTGACGATCCGGCGGAAGAGATTGCGAAAGCGTTCCGAACAAATACCAAGGCTGTGTTTGCTGAGACGATTTCCAATCCGGCCGGTGTTGTGCTGGATATTGAAAAGTTTGTGAAGCTGGCTCATAGTCACGGTGTTCCCCTGATCTGCGATAATACCTTTGCCACGCCGGTGAATTGCCGTCCATTTGAGTGGGGAGTGGATATTGTGACTCATTCAACTACAAAATATATGGATGGCCATGGTATGGCGGTTGGAGGCGCCATCGTGGATTCCGGCAATTTTGACTGGACGGCGCATGCAGAGAAATTTCCCGGGCTGACGACTCCGGATGAGTCCTATCATGGAATTATATACACCCAGAGATTTGGAAAAGGCGCTTATATCCAGAAAGCGGTAGCCCAGATGATGAGAGACCTGGGGGCCTGCCAGTCGCCGCAGAATGCGTTTCTGACCAATGTGGGACTGGAGACTCTTCACCTGCGGGTTCCGCGTCACTGTGAGAATGCGGAAAAGGCGGCTGCGTTTTTGAAGAATCATCCGAAGGTGGAGTGGGTAGAGTATGCGGGCCTGCCGGGGGATCGCTATTATGAACTGGCACAGAAATACATGCCCAGGGGGACCTGCGGTGTGCTCTGTTTCGGGCCGAAGGGCGGAAAAGATGGCGCTATGAAGTTTACTAATAATTTGAAGATGGTAGCCATCGAAACCCATGTGGCTGACGCGAAATCCTGCGTACTGCATCCGGCCAGCCATACACACAGGCAGCTGAATGAAGAGCAGCTTAAGGAAGCAGGAGTGCTTCCGGATCTGATCCGGCTGTCCGTGGGTATCGAGGACGCAGAGGACATCATAGCGGATCTGGATCAGGCATTGAACGGTATTTAA
- a CDS encoding M24 family metallopeptidase, with protein sequence MNLQEIQKETGIDALLVTDPYNMRYLSGFRGGEGILYLSGKRSVLITDSRYTEAARQESSFDVLEENQEHRRPELLQACLEQDGARTVGYEDQSLRCCEFDRFRAELPLVKEWIPLQGQIDQLRRIKTPEEQELLAKAEAIGDAAFAEILKILRPGMTELEAAAELEYQMKKNGASGLSFDTIIASGKNSSMPHAIPSVKKLERGDFITMDFGCMYEGYCSDMTRTVVLGKADEKQKEIYNTVLKAQKEALSVICEGMTGKEVDRVARDIIERAGYGKCFGHGLGHSVGLFIHEEPRLSPADNTVLEAGMAETVEPGIYVPGFGGVRIEDLVIITEDGCRNLTRSPKELIEL encoded by the coding sequence ATGAATTTACAGGAAATCCAGAAAGAAACGGGTATTGACGCGCTGCTGGTTACGGACCCTTATAATATGAGGTATCTCTCCGGATTCCGGGGCGGTGAGGGCATACTCTACCTGTCAGGGAAACGGAGCGTGCTGATCACTGATTCCCGCTACACTGAGGCGGCCCGTCAGGAGAGCAGCTTTGATGTTCTGGAAGAGAACCAGGAACACAGGCGTCCGGAGTTGCTGCAGGCGTGCCTGGAACAGGATGGGGCGAGAACGGTGGGCTATGAGGATCAGTCTCTCCGCTGCTGTGAGTTTGACAGGTTCCGTGCAGAGCTTCCGCTGGTGAAGGAGTGGATTCCCCTCCAGGGGCAAATCGACCAACTGCGCCGGATTAAGACGCCGGAGGAGCAGGAGCTGTTGGCAAAAGCGGAGGCTATCGGGGATGCGGCTTTTGCAGAAATCCTGAAGATTCTGCGGCCTGGGATGACTGAGCTGGAAGCTGCGGCTGAGCTGGAATATCAGATGAAAAAGAATGGCGCTTCCGGGCTGTCCTTTGATACGATCATCGCCTCCGGAAAGAATTCATCCATGCCGCATGCGATTCCATCGGTCAAAAAGCTGGAGCGCGGCGATTTTATCACTATGGATTTTGGCTGCATGTATGAGGGTTACTGCTCTGATATGACGAGAACAGTGGTTCTGGGGAAAGCGGATGAAAAGCAGAAGGAGATCTACAACACAGTTCTGAAAGCCCAGAAGGAGGCTCTGTCAGTGATATGTGAAGGAATGACCGGGAAGGAGGTTGACCGGGTGGCACGGGATATCATTGAACGGGCAGGATACGGCAAGTGTTTTGGCCATGGGTTGGGGCACAGTGTCGGCTTGTTTATTCATGAAGAACCCAGACTTTCGCCGGCTGACAATACTGTGCTGGAGGCCGGTATGGCTGAGACAGTAGAGCCGGGAATCTATGTGCCGGGATTTGGCGGTGTCCGGATAGAAGATCTGGTTATTATAACGGAAGACGGTTGCCGGAATCTGACGAGATCCCCCAAGGAACTGATCGAGCTATGA
- a CDS encoding AraC family transcriptional regulator produces the protein MSGPGVLDFRIGEVRFQMLTLDPDFEPNKEELYLRHQHQCFELHYVYRGKCVFGIRDGECCVQKGEICLIPPGFYHSNREVSSDLGKLCIGFGMEEPVAGYSDEESRRLEKKLLSQGVFACAAGTLEPMLEQIRSMSRREGWDLVAREQLKAMLILLLSELSRQIGLLPHKEEAGRGKPGDIRRNFLIEEFFCRDFNLRDGDRILADKLSVSSRHLDRILKSLYGKSYREKLMEIRLEVSIDLLNSTNISIAEISELVGYSAPANFSAFIKSTTGMTPTQIRQMKRTRCEILNEKSRTAGAC, from the coding sequence ATGAGTGGACCGGGTGTTTTGGACTTCAGAATCGGGGAAGTCCGTTTTCAGATGTTGACCCTGGACCCGGATTTCGAGCCGAACAAAGAAGAGCTGTATCTCAGGCATCAGCACCAGTGTTTTGAGCTTCACTATGTGTACCGGGGGAAATGTGTGTTCGGCATTCGTGACGGAGAGTGCTGTGTTCAGAAGGGGGAGATATGCCTGATTCCGCCGGGGTTTTATCATTCAAACCGTGAAGTGTCCTCAGATCTGGGCAAGCTCTGTATCGGATTTGGAATGGAGGAGCCGGTAGCTGGATATTCTGACGAAGAGTCTCGCCGCCTGGAAAAAAAGCTTCTGTCACAGGGGGTGTTCGCCTGTGCAGCGGGGACCCTGGAACCGATGCTGGAGCAGATTCGCTCCATGTCGAGAAGAGAGGGATGGGATTTGGTCGCCAGGGAACAGCTGAAGGCTATGCTGATTCTGCTGCTTTCAGAGCTGTCCCGCCAGATTGGGCTTCTGCCCCATAAGGAAGAGGCCGGAAGAGGAAAGCCGGGGGACATCAGGAGGAATTTCCTGATTGAAGAGTTCTTTTGCCGTGATTTTAATCTGAGGGACGGCGACCGGATACTGGCTGATAAGCTCAGCGTAAGCAGCCGCCATCTGGATCGTATCCTCAAATCATTGTACGGCAAAAGCTATAGGGAAAAACTGATGGAGATCCGCCTGGAAGTATCCATAGATCTGCTGAATTCGACGAATATCAGCATTGCAGAAATTTCGGAGCTGGTAGGCTACAGTGCGCCGGCTAATTTCAGCGCCTTTATTAAAAGCACTACAGGAATGACGCCGACGCAGATACGTCAGATGAAAAGGACGCGTTGTGAGATCCTGAATGAAAAGTCCAGAACAGCGGGGGCATGTTAA
- a CDS encoding MATE family efflux transporter, whose amino-acid sequence MNWLKNREGYPFTNGFLIRLLLPVMAELALVNMIGIIDSIMVSVIGEEAVSAVSLVDTTFCMLTLFFTSLANGAAIVCGQFLGAGRKKEACDSADQLFLFTVLASVAAVVVMMACRTLIFRGIYGSIEADVEYNANVYMTVVAFSIPFLSLYNAGSAMFRMMEDSATPMKMSLLMNGIHIPLNAVLLYGFHFGIEGAALSTLVSRGVTSILMIALLRNQGRLLHLSRRPVLRFRWDLLKRIFHIGVPNGIENGIFQLGTILLLSLTSTFGTAAIAANAVSNTVAVFQTLAGEAVGYVMLTVAAHCVGAGKYEQVRFYAKKLLGFSYLMVAGINLLILFLMPVILRIYHLSPSTGELTRQIIIMMGLFSVTLWPVGFNLPNVLRAANDVKFCLWSSIICVWLFRVVFSFILGQYLGMGILGVKIAMVIDWAVRFTLVLLRYVHGKWQRQMAVGTT is encoded by the coding sequence ATGAACTGGTTAAAAAACAGGGAAGGTTATCCCTTTACCAACGGATTTCTGATCCGTCTGCTGCTGCCTGTCATGGCAGAGCTGGCACTGGTGAATATGATCGGGATTATTGATTCGATCATGGTCTCTGTGATCGGTGAGGAAGCAGTATCGGCGGTATCACTGGTGGATACTACCTTTTGCATGCTGACGCTTTTCTTCACCTCCCTGGCGAACGGAGCCGCTATCGTGTGCGGCCAGTTCCTGGGAGCAGGCAGGAAGAAAGAAGCCTGTGATTCGGCGGATCAGCTGTTCCTTTTCACAGTCCTGGCCTCGGTTGCTGCGGTTGTAGTGATGATGGCCTGCCGCACTTTGATATTCCGGGGAATCTATGGGTCCATAGAAGCAGATGTGGAATATAACGCGAATGTCTATATGACGGTTGTCGCGTTTTCAATTCCGTTTCTTTCTCTGTACAATGCGGGATCAGCAATGTTCCGCATGATGGAAGACTCTGCAACGCCTATGAAGATGTCGCTGCTCATGAACGGCATTCACATCCCGCTGAATGCGGTGTTGCTTTACGGGTTCCATTTCGGCATTGAGGGAGCTGCCCTATCAACGCTGGTATCCAGAGGCGTCACGAGTATTCTTATGATTGCGCTTTTGAGAAACCAGGGCCGTCTGCTACATCTGTCAAGGAGGCCGGTACTGAGATTCAGATGGGACCTCTTAAAACGTATTTTTCATATCGGTGTGCCGAATGGAATTGAAAACGGCATTTTCCAGCTGGGGACGATTCTTCTGCTGTCTCTGACCAGCACCTTCGGAACGGCGGCCATTGCGGCAAACGCGGTCTCCAATACGGTTGCGGTCTTCCAGACGCTGGCGGGTGAAGCTGTTGGTTATGTGATGCTGACGGTGGCAGCCCACTGTGTGGGAGCAGGGAAATATGAACAGGTCAGATTTTATGCCAAAAAGCTGCTTGGATTTTCCTACCTTATGGTGGCAGGGATTAATCTTCTGATTCTGTTTCTGATGCCGGTAATACTGAGGATTTACCACCTGTCGCCGTCGACGGGGGAACTGACCCGGCAGATTATTATCATGATGGGGCTGTTCAGCGTGACGCTCTGGCCGGTGGGCTTTAACCTGCCGAATGTGCTCAGGGCAGCCAATGATGTTAAGTTCTGCCTGTGGAGCTCTATCATATGTGTCTGGCTGTTCCGCGTGGTATTCAGCTTCATTCTGGGGCAATATCTGGGAATGGGCATATTGGGAGTAAAGATAGCAATGGTTATTGACTGGGCGGTCAGGTTCACCCTGGTGCTGCTGCGGTATGTGCATGGCAAATGGCAGAGGCAGATGGCGGTGGGAACGACCTGA